A genomic segment from Anopheles maculipalpis chromosome X, idAnoMacuDA_375_x, whole genome shotgun sequence encodes:
- the LOC126561423 gene encoding uncharacterized protein LOC126561423: MICNSHKVSGRKARENVSSRTDRRATAASTSGPARRTIERTEETTPGGQCTAYRWTRPKQRTRKRRKRKTQLAGAATQRHRWHRTTGQGVPNEQHRKDHPSSFVWPAKTGKVTGCG, from the exons ATGATTTGCAACTCGCACAAAG TGTCTGGTCGCAAAGCGCGAGAAAATGTAAGCAGCCGAACCGACCGCcgtgcaacagcagcaagtacGTCCGGGCCCGCTAGACGAACGATCGAACGAACGGAAGAAACGACCCCCGGTGGCCAGTGTACAGCGTACCGCTGGACGCGCCCGAAGCAGCGTACTCGCAAGCGCCGAAAACGCAAGACACAGCTCGCCGGTGCGGCGACGCAACGGCACCgctggcaccggacgaccggCCAAGGTGTGCCCAACGAGCAACACCGCAAGGATCATCCCTCCAG TTTTGTGTGGCCAGCTAAAACTGGTAAGGTGACTGGGTGCGGTTAG